TATGAAATTAGTGGTGACGGAAAAATCCTTGGACAATATACCAATGGGGCTACGAAGTTATTAGGCCAAATTGCAATTGCGGATTTTGATAACCCTGCAGGGCTAAAAAAAGAAGGGAATAATTTATTCTCAGCAACCAGTAACTCAGGAAGCTTTAATGGTATCGGGATTGATATTACCTCCAATGGAGGCGTTATCAACTCTGGAGTACTTGAGATGTCCAATGTTGATTTATCAACAGAATTTACTGAAATGATCACAACACAACGTGGTTTCCAGGCAAATTCAAGGATTATTACTTCCTCAGATGAAATGTTGCAAGAGCTTGTCAACTTGAAGAGATAATGATAAAATAAGGTGATTGTGGTGTCAGCTGATGACTGGCACCACAAATAACTATGGATTGAAGGTGTGTCAATATGATTTATATCACAAAATTTAACCATCAAAAGATTTTGTTAAATAATGATTTAATTGAGCAAGTTGAAGAAACACCGGATACGGTAATTACCTTGACAACAGGAAAAAAATTAGTTGTCACAGAGTCAATGAATGAAATATATGAAAAAGTCATGAAGAGTAAACAAATAGCTAGACAAGATGGGTTTATTACGGACTGACAAGAATACTTGACGCGAGGTGGAAATAGTGGATTTAGCAACTATAATCGGATTAGTTTTGGGGGTCTTCTTCTTTCTCTTTTCTATCATAGTAGATAAGGGTGTTGGTGGAATTGCTGACTTTTGGAATGTGCCTTCGGTAATGATTACAATTGGTGGAACAATTGCTTCAACGATGATTAACTTTCCTATGAATAAATTCGTCGGAGCGTTAAAAGCATCAGCAATTGCTTTTAAAGTTGTCTTGATGAATGAAGGAGAAGTAATCAAAGAAATTATTCGCTTGTCAAATGTGGCAAGAAAAGAAGGTTTGTTGGCCCTTGAAGAGGCGGCAGAAACTATCGAGGATGATTTCTTGAAAAAGGGCGTTCTATTGATTGTTGACGGAACAGATCCTGAATTGGTTCGAAGTATATTGGAGACAGAATTAACTTTTATTGAGACACGTCATAGAGATGTACAAGGCGTGTGGAACCAAATGGGAGCCTTGGCGCCTGCATGGGGGATGATTGGAACCCTTATTGGGTTAATTAATATGCTTGGAAGTCTAAGCGACCCATCAGCGATAGGACCGGCAATGGCTGTTGCCCTCCTGACAACGATGTATGGTTCTATATTAGCGAACTTTATATGTATACCTTTTGCTGGAAAGCTATCTGTTCGAAGCAATGAGGAACTATTGATGAAAGAAGTTATGATTGAAGGACTGTTATCCATTCAAGCGGGAGAAAATCCACGTGTGATTGAAGAAAAACTAAAAGCGTTCTTATCACCAGTACTTCGAGCATCATTATCTGATCAAAGCGCTGAAGGAGAAAGCGAAGGTGAATAATCATGGCTAGAAAACAACATACGGATGATGGACCTAAAGGATCACCGGCATGGATGTCAACGTATGGAGACATGGTGACATTATTGTTATGCTTCTTTGTCCTTCTGTTTTCCATGTCAAGTGTTGATATAGCAAAATTCAAAGCAGCAATGAGTTCATTTGCTGACCAAATTGATGTATTGCCTGGTGGTGAAGCGTTAACAGATGGAGAGTTGCTTAATAATGGAGTGTCGCAACTGAGTGATATTCAAATCATTATTCAAGGAAATATGAACTTGAATCAAAATCAAGATAACACGTTACCAGAAGACCAAGATACAGATATAGATGAAGATGTAGACAGTCTTGAAGAAAATACAGAAGAGTTTATTCGTGCAGGTAAGATTGCACAAGAGATTGAAGAACAAATTCGTAACGAAGGATATAATGCAGATGTCGTAGCAATATCATACACATCGAATTATGTTAAGATGACATTACAAGGTGAATTTTTGTTTGACAGTGGAAAAGCAAATCTTAGATCTGAAGCAGTAAGTGCAATAGAAGTTATTGCAACGATACTAAAAGAACAACAATACAATGCGTATGACATTCAGATTGAAGGGCACACAGATAACTTAAATATAAATAATGCGCAGTTTCCAAATAACTGGATTTTATCCTCATATCGTGCATATGCAGTTTTAGAAGAATTATTGGAAGCTCATGATTTTGATCCTGAAAAAGTCGCTGCGACTGGCTATGGAGAATATCGACCCATTGCAACGAATGAAACCCTTGAAGGGCGGGCACAAAACCGTCGGGTCGAAATTAAAGTAGTATTAGATTCTGATGAAATTCTTATAGGTGACTCAGTAGAAGAAGAAACTGTTATACAAGGAGCTCAAGAGACACCTAATACTGAAACGTTGGAATAAATAGAAAAAGAATGGAGAACAAATATGAGTAAACTTTTACCAATCATTAACGCCGCTTTAACTGGAATTATACTTGTGATTATGATTATTGTTTTAATTCAAGTCGGGAGTATTCGCTCCACATTGAACCCTGAAACTAAAATGGATGAAAATGGTGAGGTTGTCATTCCGTTATCACAACTTGAAGAAGTCAGCCTTGGTGAAGACGATGAAGATGAGCAGTTTATATTGAAATTGATGAATGAGGAAACTGGAAAGAATGCAAATGTGGTTTTAAAAGTTGGCGTTGCGCTTGACACAAAGAACAAAGGTGCTGAAGAATCACGTGAAGTATTAAAAAGCCAGGGGCGAATTATTCGTGATCGTATTTATTCAATTCTTGTAAGTAAAGACTTGTCTTATTATAAAGACATATCTAAGCAAGAAGAATTAAAACAAGAAATTGTTTTAAAACTTCATGAGCTCATAGGAAATGAAGCCGTTGCAGATGTGTATTTTAATAATTTGATTGTAAGCGAATAATAAACCATTAAATAAATTTGGCAGGAGGTGAGGATATGGGTGAGGTGTTATCTCAAAATGAGATAGACCAGTTGCTTAATGCATTAAATACCGGGGAGCTAGACGTTGAAGAATATAAGTCGAACTCCAAAGAAAAGCAAGTTAAAGATTATGACTTTGCTCGACCGAGTAAATTTGCAAAAGAGCACTTACGGACATTAGAAATTATTTTTGAACATTATGCAAGACTTGTATCAACGACGTTACCTGCCTACATGCGAAACTCATGTCAAGTTGATGTAATCAACTCAGAGGCAGTCGCGTATTCAGAGTTTTCTAATGCATTATCAAACCCTATTCTTTTAGGCATCGTTGACTTTTACCCGTTAAAAGGTAATGTGGTTCTTGATATGAGTATTGATATTGGGTATTCAATTGTAGATCGCTTATTAGGGGGCAAGGGAGATGCGCTTGATAAAGCAAGAGATTTTTCTGAAATAGAGTTAGCAATTATTGAAAAAATTATGAACATTCTCGTAGAGCAATTAATTGATCCATGGAAAAATGTTGTGGAGATAGATCCTAGGCTTGAACAGATTGAAACCAACTCTCAGTTTGCGCAGATTATTGCACCGAATGAAATTATTGCATTAATCACGCTTAATCTTCGAATAGGTAAAGTTGAAGGACTATTAAATGTATGTATACCCTACATGAGTGTTGAACCGATCATGGATAAGTTAAATACGAAATATTGGTTTTCATCTTTGCAAGATACAGATGAAGAAACATATTCGGATATTATTGAGCGACAAATTTCAAAGACCCAAATACCAATTAGTGCAGTACTTGGAAGAAGCCATATTAGTGTCGATGATTTTATTAACCTGCAATATGGAGATGTAATTAAGCTTGATGCCAAGGTAACAGATGAAATTGATATTTTGGTGGGAAATATTAAAAAATTCAAAGGAAATCCAGGTGTGTTTGATAAAAATAGTGCGGTTAAAATATCAAAAGTTTTAAGAGAGGAG
This sequence is a window from Vallitaleaceae bacterium 9-2. Protein-coding genes within it:
- a CDS encoding flagellar FlbD family protein gives rise to the protein MIYITKFNHQKILLNNDLIEQVEETPDTVITLTTGKKLVVTESMNEIYEKVMKSKQIARQDGFITD
- a CDS encoding flagellar basal body-associated FliL family protein, whose protein sequence is MSKLLPIINAALTGIILVIMIIVLIQVGSIRSTLNPETKMDENGEVVIPLSQLEEVSLGEDDEDEQFILKLMNEETGKNANVVLKVGVALDTKNKGAEESREVLKSQGRIIRDRIYSILVSKDLSYYKDISKQEELKQEIVLKLHELIGNEAVADVYFNNLIVSE
- the fliM gene encoding flagellar motor switch protein FliM, which produces MGEVLSQNEIDQLLNALNTGELDVEEYKSNSKEKQVKDYDFARPSKFAKEHLRTLEIIFEHYARLVSTTLPAYMRNSCQVDVINSEAVAYSEFSNALSNPILLGIVDFYPLKGNVVLDMSIDIGYSIVDRLLGGKGDALDKARDFSEIELAIIEKIMNILVEQLIDPWKNVVEIDPRLEQIETNSQFAQIIAPNEIIALITLNLRIGKVEGLLNVCIPYMSVEPIMDKLNTKYWFSSLQDTDEETYSDIIERQISKTQIPISAVLGRSHISVDDFINLQYGDVIKLDAKVTDEIDILVGNIKKFKGNPGVFDKNSAVKISKVLREEDD
- a CDS encoding MotA/TolQ/ExbB proton channel family protein → MDLATIIGLVLGVFFFLFSIIVDKGVGGIADFWNVPSVMITIGGTIASTMINFPMNKFVGALKASAIAFKVVLMNEGEVIKEIIRLSNVARKEGLLALEEAAETIEDDFLKKGVLLIVDGTDPELVRSILETELTFIETRHRDVQGVWNQMGALAPAWGMIGTLIGLINMLGSLSDPSAIGPAMAVALLTTMYGSILANFICIPFAGKLSVRSNEELLMKEVMIEGLLSIQAGENPRVIEEKLKAFLSPVLRASLSDQSAEGESEGE
- a CDS encoding flagellar motor protein MotB, with the protein product MARKQHTDDGPKGSPAWMSTYGDMVTLLLCFFVLLFSMSSVDIAKFKAAMSSFADQIDVLPGGEALTDGELLNNGVSQLSDIQIIIQGNMNLNQNQDNTLPEDQDTDIDEDVDSLEENTEEFIRAGKIAQEIEEQIRNEGYNADVVAISYTSNYVKMTLQGEFLFDSGKANLRSEAVSAIEVIATILKEQQYNAYDIQIEGHTDNLNINNAQFPNNWILSSYRAYAVLEELLEAHDFDPEKVAATGYGEYRPIATNETLEGRAQNRRVEIKVVLDSDEILIGDSVEEETVIQGAQETPNTETLE